One window of Phycodurus eques isolate BA_2022a chromosome 17, UOR_Pequ_1.1, whole genome shotgun sequence genomic DNA carries:
- the LOC133415879 gene encoding histone acetyltransferase KAT5-like isoform X6, producing the protein MTKMADSGSSVEIVEGCRLPVLRKNQEHEDEWPLAEILSVKEVSGRKLYYVHYIDFNKRLDEWVTADRLDMKKLQFPKKEAKTPTKNGLPGSRPSSPERELRKSLDLNLQSATAPSRGKTLPTPKRKVEPVPLVPQVPPAPPVASLPASTEASPAAVYPAARETNTFKTREDHDQISSLTTNGTARRLIPSQPGRKRKANCGPTDEMIKVLQYNKPQSASVFLPPPEDSQDSSDGIPSAPRMTGSLVSDRSHDDIVTRMKNIECIELGRHRLKPWYFSPYPQELTSLPILYLCEFCLKYLKSLKCLQRHLTKCNLRHPPGNEIYRKGTISFFEIDGRKNKNYSQNLCLLAKCFLDHKTLYYDTDPFLFYVMTEYDSKGFHIVGYFSKEKESTEDYNVACILTLPPYQRRGYGKLLIEFSYELSKVEGKTGTPEKPLSDLGLLSYRSYWSQTILEILMDLKPDNGERPQITINEISEITSVKKEDVISTLQYLNLINYYKGQYILTLSEDIVDGHERAMQKRHTRIDPKCLHFTPKDWSKRGKW; encoded by the exons ATGACGAAAATGGCGGACAGCGGATCATCG GTCGAAATTGTCGAGGGCTGTCGCCTTCCCGTTCTTCGTAAGAACCAGGAACACGAAGACGAGTGGC CATTGGCTGAGATTTTAAGTGTGAAGGAAGTGTCTGGGAGAAAGCTCTACTATGTTCACTACATTGACT TCAACAAACGTCTGGATGAGTGGGTCACAGCAGACAGGCTGGACATGAAGAAACTCCAGTTCCCGAAAAAGGAAGCAAAAACTCCAACTAAGAATGGTCTTCCAGGCTCCCGCCCCAGTTCACCTGAACGAGAATTG AGGAAGAGTCTAGATCTCAACCTACAATCTGCCACAGCTCCTTCCAGAGGCAAAACCCTCCCCACTCCG AAGAGGAAAGTGGAGCCGGTCCCTCTGGTACCGCAGGTGCCTCCTGCCCCCCCAGTGGCCTCCCTGCCAGCTTCAACTGAGGCTTCTCCGGCAGCTGTTTACCCTGCTGCGAGAGAGACCAACACTTTCAAGACCCGAGAAGACCATGACCAGatatcttccctcacgaca AACGGCACTGCTCGAAGGCTCATCCCCTCTCAGCCCGGCAGGAAAAGGAAAGCTAATTGTGGACCCACTGATGAG ATGATAAAGGTTTTGCAGTATAACAAGCCTCAAAGCGCCAGTGTCTTTCTACCACCACCAGAG gattCACAGGACAGTTCTGATGGCATCCCGTCTGCACCCCGTATGACAGGCAGTCTGGTGTCAGATCGCAGCCACGACGACATCGTTACCCGAATGAAAAACATTGAGTGTATAGAACTCGGTCGTCACAGGCTGAAGCCGTGGTACTTTTCTCCGTACCCACAAGAACTAACGTCGCTGCCCATTCTCTACCTCTGTGAATTCTGCCTCAAGTACCTCAAAAGTCTAAAGTGTCTACAGAGACATTTG ACAAAATGTAACCTCCGACATCCTCCAGGCAACGAGATCTACCGCAAAGGAACCATCTCATTCTTTGAGATTGATGGCAGAAAAAATAAA aattatTCCCAGAACTTGTGTTTACTTGCAAAATGTTTCCTGGACCACAAAACACTGTACTACGACACGGACCCTTTCCTCTTCTATGTAATGACTGAGTATGACTCCAAAGGCTTCCATATAGTGGGCTACTTCTCAAAG gAAAAAGAGTCAACTGAGGATTATAATGTGGCCTGTATCCTGACATTGCCTCCTTATCAGCGGAGAGGTTACGGGAAACTGCTCATCGAGTTTA GTTACGAGCTGTCCAAGGTTGAAGGGAAGACGGGCACGCCAGAGAAGCCCCTCTCGGACCTCGGCCTGTTGTCTTATCGCTCCTACTGGTCACAGACCATCCTGGAGATTCTCATGGACCTTAAACCTGACAATGGCGAGAGGCCTCAGATTACCATCAA TGAGATCAGCGAGATCACAAGTGTCAAGAAAGAAGATGTCATTTCAACACTGCAGTACCTCAACCTGATCAACTATTATAAG GGCCAGTACATCCTGACACTGTCAGAGGACATTGTGGATGGGCATGAAAGAGCCATGCAGAAGAGACACACACGTATAGatccaaaatgtcttcatttcACACCCAAGGACTGGAGCAAGAGGGGCAAGTGGTAA
- the LOC133415879 gene encoding histone acetyltransferase KAT5-like isoform X3, translating into MTKMADSGSSVEIVEGCRLPVLRKNQEHEDEWPLAEILSVKEVSGRKLYYVHYIDFNKRLDEWVTADRLDMKKLQFPKKEAKTPTKNGLPGSRPSSPERELRKSLDLNLQSATAPSRGKTLPTPVPFAQLGQAEKPVFVLGPAHQRVLYGGNSRCLQVIKDLFLCSEKRKVEPVPLVPQVPPAPPVASLPASTEASPAAVYPAARETNTFKTREDHDQISSLTTNGTARRLIPSQPGRKRKANCGPTDEMIKVLQYNKPQSASVFLPPPEDSQDSSDGIPSAPRMTGSLVSDRSHDDIVTRMKNIECIELGRHRLKPWYFSPYPQELTSLPILYLCEFCLKYLKSLKCLQRHLTKCNLRHPPGNEIYRKGTISFFEIDGRKNKNYSQNLCLLAKCFLDHKTLYYDTDPFLFYVMTEYDSKGFHIVGYFSKEKESTEDYNVACILTLPPYQRRGYGKLLIEFSYELSKVEGKTGTPEKPLSDLGLLSYRSYWSQTILEILMDLKPDNGERPQITINEISEITSVKKEDVISTLQYLNLINYYKGQYILTLSEDIVDGHERAMQKRHTRIDPKCLHFTPKDWSKRGKW; encoded by the exons ATGACGAAAATGGCGGACAGCGGATCATCG GTCGAAATTGTCGAGGGCTGTCGCCTTCCCGTTCTTCGTAAGAACCAGGAACACGAAGACGAGTGGC CATTGGCTGAGATTTTAAGTGTGAAGGAAGTGTCTGGGAGAAAGCTCTACTATGTTCACTACATTGACT TCAACAAACGTCTGGATGAGTGGGTCACAGCAGACAGGCTGGACATGAAGAAACTCCAGTTCCCGAAAAAGGAAGCAAAAACTCCAACTAAGAATGGTCTTCCAGGCTCCCGCCCCAGTTCACCTGAACGAGAATTG AGGAAGAGTCTAGATCTCAACCTACAATCTGCCACAGCTCCTTCCAGAGGCAAAACCCTCCCCACTCCG GTGCCATTTGCACAACTTGGCCAAGCGGAGAAACCTGTCTTCGTTCTGGGCCCAGCACACCAGCGGGTTCTGTATGGTGGGAATTCACGGTGTTTGCAAGTAATCAAGGACCTTTTCTTGTGCAGTGAA AAGAGGAAAGTGGAGCCGGTCCCTCTGGTACCGCAGGTGCCTCCTGCCCCCCCAGTGGCCTCCCTGCCAGCTTCAACTGAGGCTTCTCCGGCAGCTGTTTACCCTGCTGCGAGAGAGACCAACACTTTCAAGACCCGAGAAGACCATGACCAGatatcttccctcacgaca AACGGCACTGCTCGAAGGCTCATCCCCTCTCAGCCCGGCAGGAAAAGGAAAGCTAATTGTGGACCCACTGATGAG ATGATAAAGGTTTTGCAGTATAACAAGCCTCAAAGCGCCAGTGTCTTTCTACCACCACCAGAG gattCACAGGACAGTTCTGATGGCATCCCGTCTGCACCCCGTATGACAGGCAGTCTGGTGTCAGATCGCAGCCACGACGACATCGTTACCCGAATGAAAAACATTGAGTGTATAGAACTCGGTCGTCACAGGCTGAAGCCGTGGTACTTTTCTCCGTACCCACAAGAACTAACGTCGCTGCCCATTCTCTACCTCTGTGAATTCTGCCTCAAGTACCTCAAAAGTCTAAAGTGTCTACAGAGACATTTG ACAAAATGTAACCTCCGACATCCTCCAGGCAACGAGATCTACCGCAAAGGAACCATCTCATTCTTTGAGATTGATGGCAGAAAAAATAAA aattatTCCCAGAACTTGTGTTTACTTGCAAAATGTTTCCTGGACCACAAAACACTGTACTACGACACGGACCCTTTCCTCTTCTATGTAATGACTGAGTATGACTCCAAAGGCTTCCATATAGTGGGCTACTTCTCAAAG gAAAAAGAGTCAACTGAGGATTATAATGTGGCCTGTATCCTGACATTGCCTCCTTATCAGCGGAGAGGTTACGGGAAACTGCTCATCGAGTTTA GTTACGAGCTGTCCAAGGTTGAAGGGAAGACGGGCACGCCAGAGAAGCCCCTCTCGGACCTCGGCCTGTTGTCTTATCGCTCCTACTGGTCACAGACCATCCTGGAGATTCTCATGGACCTTAAACCTGACAATGGCGAGAGGCCTCAGATTACCATCAA TGAGATCAGCGAGATCACAAGTGTCAAGAAAGAAGATGTCATTTCAACACTGCAGTACCTCAACCTGATCAACTATTATAAG GGCCAGTACATCCTGACACTGTCAGAGGACATTGTGGATGGGCATGAAAGAGCCATGCAGAAGAGACACACACGTATAGatccaaaatgtcttcatttcACACCCAAGGACTGGAGCAAGAGGGGCAAGTGGTAA
- the LOC133415879 gene encoding histone acetyltransferase KAT5-like isoform X4, whose translation MTKMADSGSSVEIVEGCRLPVLRKNQEHEDEWPLAEILSVKEVSGRKLYYVHYIDFNKRLDEWVTADRLDMKKLQFPKKEAKTPTKNGLPGSRPSSPERELRKSLDLNLQSATAPSRGKTLPTPKRKVEPVPLVPQVPPAPPVASLPASTEASPAAVYPAARETNTFKTREDHDQISSLTTNGTARRLIPSQPGRKRKANCGPTDEMIKVLQYNKPQSASVFLPPPEDSQDSSDGIPSAPRMTGSLVSDRSHDDIVTRMKNIECIELGRHRLKPWYFSPYPQELTSLPILYLCEFCLKYLKSLKCLQRHLVNKASLQNWLNPANPAGQSDCCSCVFDQTKCNLRHPPGNEIYRKGTISFFEIDGRKNKNYSQNLCLLAKCFLDHKTLYYDTDPFLFYVMTEYDSKGFHIVGYFSKEKESTEDYNVACILTLPPYQRRGYGKLLIEFSYELSKVEGKTGTPEKPLSDLGLLSYRSYWSQTILEILMDLKPDNGERPQITINEISEITSVKKEDVISTLQYLNLINYYKGQYILTLSEDIVDGHERAMQKRHTRIDPKCLHFTPKDWSKRGKW comes from the exons ATGACGAAAATGGCGGACAGCGGATCATCG GTCGAAATTGTCGAGGGCTGTCGCCTTCCCGTTCTTCGTAAGAACCAGGAACACGAAGACGAGTGGC CATTGGCTGAGATTTTAAGTGTGAAGGAAGTGTCTGGGAGAAAGCTCTACTATGTTCACTACATTGACT TCAACAAACGTCTGGATGAGTGGGTCACAGCAGACAGGCTGGACATGAAGAAACTCCAGTTCCCGAAAAAGGAAGCAAAAACTCCAACTAAGAATGGTCTTCCAGGCTCCCGCCCCAGTTCACCTGAACGAGAATTG AGGAAGAGTCTAGATCTCAACCTACAATCTGCCACAGCTCCTTCCAGAGGCAAAACCCTCCCCACTCCG AAGAGGAAAGTGGAGCCGGTCCCTCTGGTACCGCAGGTGCCTCCTGCCCCCCCAGTGGCCTCCCTGCCAGCTTCAACTGAGGCTTCTCCGGCAGCTGTTTACCCTGCTGCGAGAGAGACCAACACTTTCAAGACCCGAGAAGACCATGACCAGatatcttccctcacgaca AACGGCACTGCTCGAAGGCTCATCCCCTCTCAGCCCGGCAGGAAAAGGAAAGCTAATTGTGGACCCACTGATGAG ATGATAAAGGTTTTGCAGTATAACAAGCCTCAAAGCGCCAGTGTCTTTCTACCACCACCAGAG gattCACAGGACAGTTCTGATGGCATCCCGTCTGCACCCCGTATGACAGGCAGTCTGGTGTCAGATCGCAGCCACGACGACATCGTTACCCGAATGAAAAACATTGAGTGTATAGAACTCGGTCGTCACAGGCTGAAGCCGTGGTACTTTTCTCCGTACCCACAAGAACTAACGTCGCTGCCCATTCTCTACCTCTGTGAATTCTGCCTCAAGTACCTCAAAAGTCTAAAGTGTCTACAGAGACATTTGGTAAACAAAGCATCTTTACAAAACTGGTTGAATCCTGCAAATCCTGCTGGTCAGTCTGATTGTTGTTCCTGTGTCTTTGATCAGACAAAATGTAACCTCCGACATCCTCCAGGCAACGAGATCTACCGCAAAGGAACCATCTCATTCTTTGAGATTGATGGCAGAAAAAATAAA aattatTCCCAGAACTTGTGTTTACTTGCAAAATGTTTCCTGGACCACAAAACACTGTACTACGACACGGACCCTTTCCTCTTCTATGTAATGACTGAGTATGACTCCAAAGGCTTCCATATAGTGGGCTACTTCTCAAAG gAAAAAGAGTCAACTGAGGATTATAATGTGGCCTGTATCCTGACATTGCCTCCTTATCAGCGGAGAGGTTACGGGAAACTGCTCATCGAGTTTA GTTACGAGCTGTCCAAGGTTGAAGGGAAGACGGGCACGCCAGAGAAGCCCCTCTCGGACCTCGGCCTGTTGTCTTATCGCTCCTACTGGTCACAGACCATCCTGGAGATTCTCATGGACCTTAAACCTGACAATGGCGAGAGGCCTCAGATTACCATCAA TGAGATCAGCGAGATCACAAGTGTCAAGAAAGAAGATGTCATTTCAACACTGCAGTACCTCAACCTGATCAACTATTATAAG GGCCAGTACATCCTGACACTGTCAGAGGACATTGTGGATGGGCATGAAAGAGCCATGCAGAAGAGACACACACGTATAGatccaaaatgtcttcatttcACACCCAAGGACTGGAGCAAGAGGGGCAAGTGGTAA
- the LOC133415879 gene encoding histone acetyltransferase KAT5-like isoform X5 translates to MTKMADSGSSVEIVEGCRLPVLRKNQEHEDEWPLAEILSVKEVSGRKLYYVHYIDFNKRLDEWVTADRLDMKKLQFPKKEAKTPTKNGLPGSRPSSPERELKRKVEPVPLVPQVPPAPPVASLPASTEASPAAVYPAARETNTFKTREDHDQISSLTTNGTARRLIPSQPGRKRKANCGPTDEMIKVLQYNKPQSASVFLPPPEDSQDSSDGIPSAPRMTGSLVSDRSHDDIVTRMKNIECIELGRHRLKPWYFSPYPQELTSLPILYLCEFCLKYLKSLKCLQRHLTKCNLRHPPGNEIYRKGTISFFEIDGRKNKNYSQNLCLLAKCFLDHKTLYYDTDPFLFYVMTEYDSKGFHIVGYFSKEKESTEDYNVACILTLPPYQRRGYGKLLIEFSECTKSMMSKWACYLKCYPIICPSGYELSKVEGKTGTPEKPLSDLGLLSYRSYWSQTILEILMDLKPDNGERPQITINEISEITSVKKEDVISTLQYLNLINYYKGQYILTLSEDIVDGHERAMQKRHTRIDPKCLHFTPKDWSKRGKW, encoded by the exons ATGACGAAAATGGCGGACAGCGGATCATCG GTCGAAATTGTCGAGGGCTGTCGCCTTCCCGTTCTTCGTAAGAACCAGGAACACGAAGACGAGTGGC CATTGGCTGAGATTTTAAGTGTGAAGGAAGTGTCTGGGAGAAAGCTCTACTATGTTCACTACATTGACT TCAACAAACGTCTGGATGAGTGGGTCACAGCAGACAGGCTGGACATGAAGAAACTCCAGTTCCCGAAAAAGGAAGCAAAAACTCCAACTAAGAATGGTCTTCCAGGCTCCCGCCCCAGTTCACCTGAACGAGAATTG AAGAGGAAAGTGGAGCCGGTCCCTCTGGTACCGCAGGTGCCTCCTGCCCCCCCAGTGGCCTCCCTGCCAGCTTCAACTGAGGCTTCTCCGGCAGCTGTTTACCCTGCTGCGAGAGAGACCAACACTTTCAAGACCCGAGAAGACCATGACCAGatatcttccctcacgaca AACGGCACTGCTCGAAGGCTCATCCCCTCTCAGCCCGGCAGGAAAAGGAAAGCTAATTGTGGACCCACTGATGAG ATGATAAAGGTTTTGCAGTATAACAAGCCTCAAAGCGCCAGTGTCTTTCTACCACCACCAGAG gattCACAGGACAGTTCTGATGGCATCCCGTCTGCACCCCGTATGACAGGCAGTCTGGTGTCAGATCGCAGCCACGACGACATCGTTACCCGAATGAAAAACATTGAGTGTATAGAACTCGGTCGTCACAGGCTGAAGCCGTGGTACTTTTCTCCGTACCCACAAGAACTAACGTCGCTGCCCATTCTCTACCTCTGTGAATTCTGCCTCAAGTACCTCAAAAGTCTAAAGTGTCTACAGAGACATTTG ACAAAATGTAACCTCCGACATCCTCCAGGCAACGAGATCTACCGCAAAGGAACCATCTCATTCTTTGAGATTGATGGCAGAAAAAATAAA aattatTCCCAGAACTTGTGTTTACTTGCAAAATGTTTCCTGGACCACAAAACACTGTACTACGACACGGACCCTTTCCTCTTCTATGTAATGACTGAGTATGACTCCAAAGGCTTCCATATAGTGGGCTACTTCTCAAAG gAAAAAGAGTCAACTGAGGATTATAATGTGGCCTGTATCCTGACATTGCCTCCTTATCAGCGGAGAGGTTACGGGAAACTGCTCATCGAGTTTAGTGAGTGCACAAAAAGTATGATGAGCAAATGGGCATGTTATCTAAAATGTTACCCCATCATCTGTCCTTCAGGTTACGAGCTGTCCAAGGTTGAAGGGAAGACGGGCACGCCAGAGAAGCCCCTCTCGGACCTCGGCCTGTTGTCTTATCGCTCCTACTGGTCACAGACCATCCTGGAGATTCTCATGGACCTTAAACCTGACAATGGCGAGAGGCCTCAGATTACCATCAA TGAGATCAGCGAGATCACAAGTGTCAAGAAAGAAGATGTCATTTCAACACTGCAGTACCTCAACCTGATCAACTATTATAAG GGCCAGTACATCCTGACACTGTCAGAGGACATTGTGGATGGGCATGAAAGAGCCATGCAGAAGAGACACACACGTATAGatccaaaatgtcttcatttcACACCCAAGGACTGGAGCAAGAGGGGCAAGTGGTAA
- the LOC133415879 gene encoding histone acetyltransferase KAT5-like isoform X2 has translation MTKMADSGSSVEIVEGCRLPVLRKNQEHEDEWPLAEILSVKEVSGRKLYYVHYIDFNKRLDEWVTADRLDMKKLQFPKKEAKTPTKNGLPGSRPSSPERELRKSLDLNLQSATAPSRGKTLPTPVPFAQLGQAEKPVFVLGPAHQRVLYGGNSRCLQKRKVEPVPLVPQVPPAPPVASLPASTEASPAAVYPAARETNTFKTREDHDQISSLTTNGTARRLIPSQPGRKRKANCGPTDEMIKVLQYNKPQSASVFLPPPEDSQDSSDGIPSAPRMTGSLVSDRSHDDIVTRMKNIECIELGRHRLKPWYFSPYPQELTSLPILYLCEFCLKYLKSLKCLQRHLTKCNLRHPPGNEIYRKGTISFFEIDGRKNKNYSQNLCLLAKCFLDHKTLYYDTDPFLFYVMTEYDSKGFHIVGYFSKEKESTEDYNVACILTLPPYQRRGYGKLLIEFSECTKSMMSKWACYLKCYPIICPSGYELSKVEGKTGTPEKPLSDLGLLSYRSYWSQTILEILMDLKPDNGERPQITINEISEITSVKKEDVISTLQYLNLINYYKGQYILTLSEDIVDGHERAMQKRHTRIDPKCLHFTPKDWSKRGKW, from the exons ATGACGAAAATGGCGGACAGCGGATCATCG GTCGAAATTGTCGAGGGCTGTCGCCTTCCCGTTCTTCGTAAGAACCAGGAACACGAAGACGAGTGGC CATTGGCTGAGATTTTAAGTGTGAAGGAAGTGTCTGGGAGAAAGCTCTACTATGTTCACTACATTGACT TCAACAAACGTCTGGATGAGTGGGTCACAGCAGACAGGCTGGACATGAAGAAACTCCAGTTCCCGAAAAAGGAAGCAAAAACTCCAACTAAGAATGGTCTTCCAGGCTCCCGCCCCAGTTCACCTGAACGAGAATTG AGGAAGAGTCTAGATCTCAACCTACAATCTGCCACAGCTCCTTCCAGAGGCAAAACCCTCCCCACTCCG GTGCCATTTGCACAACTTGGCCAAGCGGAGAAACCTGTCTTCGTTCTGGGCCCAGCACACCAGCGGGTTCTGTATGGTGGGAATTCACGGTGTTTGCAA AAGAGGAAAGTGGAGCCGGTCCCTCTGGTACCGCAGGTGCCTCCTGCCCCCCCAGTGGCCTCCCTGCCAGCTTCAACTGAGGCTTCTCCGGCAGCTGTTTACCCTGCTGCGAGAGAGACCAACACTTTCAAGACCCGAGAAGACCATGACCAGatatcttccctcacgaca AACGGCACTGCTCGAAGGCTCATCCCCTCTCAGCCCGGCAGGAAAAGGAAAGCTAATTGTGGACCCACTGATGAG ATGATAAAGGTTTTGCAGTATAACAAGCCTCAAAGCGCCAGTGTCTTTCTACCACCACCAGAG gattCACAGGACAGTTCTGATGGCATCCCGTCTGCACCCCGTATGACAGGCAGTCTGGTGTCAGATCGCAGCCACGACGACATCGTTACCCGAATGAAAAACATTGAGTGTATAGAACTCGGTCGTCACAGGCTGAAGCCGTGGTACTTTTCTCCGTACCCACAAGAACTAACGTCGCTGCCCATTCTCTACCTCTGTGAATTCTGCCTCAAGTACCTCAAAAGTCTAAAGTGTCTACAGAGACATTTG ACAAAATGTAACCTCCGACATCCTCCAGGCAACGAGATCTACCGCAAAGGAACCATCTCATTCTTTGAGATTGATGGCAGAAAAAATAAA aattatTCCCAGAACTTGTGTTTACTTGCAAAATGTTTCCTGGACCACAAAACACTGTACTACGACACGGACCCTTTCCTCTTCTATGTAATGACTGAGTATGACTCCAAAGGCTTCCATATAGTGGGCTACTTCTCAAAG gAAAAAGAGTCAACTGAGGATTATAATGTGGCCTGTATCCTGACATTGCCTCCTTATCAGCGGAGAGGTTACGGGAAACTGCTCATCGAGTTTAGTGAGTGCACAAAAAGTATGATGAGCAAATGGGCATGTTATCTAAAATGTTACCCCATCATCTGTCCTTCAGGTTACGAGCTGTCCAAGGTTGAAGGGAAGACGGGCACGCCAGAGAAGCCCCTCTCGGACCTCGGCCTGTTGTCTTATCGCTCCTACTGGTCACAGACCATCCTGGAGATTCTCATGGACCTTAAACCTGACAATGGCGAGAGGCCTCAGATTACCATCAA TGAGATCAGCGAGATCACAAGTGTCAAGAAAGAAGATGTCATTTCAACACTGCAGTACCTCAACCTGATCAACTATTATAAG GGCCAGTACATCCTGACACTGTCAGAGGACATTGTGGATGGGCATGAAAGAGCCATGCAGAAGAGACACACACGTATAGatccaaaatgtcttcatttcACACCCAAGGACTGGAGCAAGAGGGGCAAGTGGTAA
- the LOC133415879 gene encoding histone acetyltransferase KAT5-like isoform X1 — protein sequence MTKMADSGSSVEIVEGCRLPVLRKNQEHEDEWPLAEILSVKEVSGRKLYYVHYIDFNKRLDEWVTADRLDMKKLQFPKKEAKTPTKNGLPGSRPSSPERELRKSLDLNLQSATAPSRGKTLPTPVPFAQLGQAEKPVFVLGPAHQRVLYGGNSRCLQVIKDLFLCSEKRKVEPVPLVPQVPPAPPVASLPASTEASPAAVYPAARETNTFKTREDHDQISSLTTNGTARRLIPSQPGRKRKANCGPTDEMIKVLQYNKPQSASVFLPPPEDSQDSSDGIPSAPRMTGSLVSDRSHDDIVTRMKNIECIELGRHRLKPWYFSPYPQELTSLPILYLCEFCLKYLKSLKCLQRHLTKCNLRHPPGNEIYRKGTISFFEIDGRKNKNYSQNLCLLAKCFLDHKTLYYDTDPFLFYVMTEYDSKGFHIVGYFSKEKESTEDYNVACILTLPPYQRRGYGKLLIEFSECTKSMMSKWACYLKCYPIICPSGYELSKVEGKTGTPEKPLSDLGLLSYRSYWSQTILEILMDLKPDNGERPQITINEISEITSVKKEDVISTLQYLNLINYYKGQYILTLSEDIVDGHERAMQKRHTRIDPKCLHFTPKDWSKRGKW from the exons ATGACGAAAATGGCGGACAGCGGATCATCG GTCGAAATTGTCGAGGGCTGTCGCCTTCCCGTTCTTCGTAAGAACCAGGAACACGAAGACGAGTGGC CATTGGCTGAGATTTTAAGTGTGAAGGAAGTGTCTGGGAGAAAGCTCTACTATGTTCACTACATTGACT TCAACAAACGTCTGGATGAGTGGGTCACAGCAGACAGGCTGGACATGAAGAAACTCCAGTTCCCGAAAAAGGAAGCAAAAACTCCAACTAAGAATGGTCTTCCAGGCTCCCGCCCCAGTTCACCTGAACGAGAATTG AGGAAGAGTCTAGATCTCAACCTACAATCTGCCACAGCTCCTTCCAGAGGCAAAACCCTCCCCACTCCG GTGCCATTTGCACAACTTGGCCAAGCGGAGAAACCTGTCTTCGTTCTGGGCCCAGCACACCAGCGGGTTCTGTATGGTGGGAATTCACGGTGTTTGCAAGTAATCAAGGACCTTTTCTTGTGCAGTGAA AAGAGGAAAGTGGAGCCGGTCCCTCTGGTACCGCAGGTGCCTCCTGCCCCCCCAGTGGCCTCCCTGCCAGCTTCAACTGAGGCTTCTCCGGCAGCTGTTTACCCTGCTGCGAGAGAGACCAACACTTTCAAGACCCGAGAAGACCATGACCAGatatcttccctcacgaca AACGGCACTGCTCGAAGGCTCATCCCCTCTCAGCCCGGCAGGAAAAGGAAAGCTAATTGTGGACCCACTGATGAG ATGATAAAGGTTTTGCAGTATAACAAGCCTCAAAGCGCCAGTGTCTTTCTACCACCACCAGAG gattCACAGGACAGTTCTGATGGCATCCCGTCTGCACCCCGTATGACAGGCAGTCTGGTGTCAGATCGCAGCCACGACGACATCGTTACCCGAATGAAAAACATTGAGTGTATAGAACTCGGTCGTCACAGGCTGAAGCCGTGGTACTTTTCTCCGTACCCACAAGAACTAACGTCGCTGCCCATTCTCTACCTCTGTGAATTCTGCCTCAAGTACCTCAAAAGTCTAAAGTGTCTACAGAGACATTTG ACAAAATGTAACCTCCGACATCCTCCAGGCAACGAGATCTACCGCAAAGGAACCATCTCATTCTTTGAGATTGATGGCAGAAAAAATAAA aattatTCCCAGAACTTGTGTTTACTTGCAAAATGTTTCCTGGACCACAAAACACTGTACTACGACACGGACCCTTTCCTCTTCTATGTAATGACTGAGTATGACTCCAAAGGCTTCCATATAGTGGGCTACTTCTCAAAG gAAAAAGAGTCAACTGAGGATTATAATGTGGCCTGTATCCTGACATTGCCTCCTTATCAGCGGAGAGGTTACGGGAAACTGCTCATCGAGTTTAGTGAGTGCACAAAAAGTATGATGAGCAAATGGGCATGTTATCTAAAATGTTACCCCATCATCTGTCCTTCAGGTTACGAGCTGTCCAAGGTTGAAGGGAAGACGGGCACGCCAGAGAAGCCCCTCTCGGACCTCGGCCTGTTGTCTTATCGCTCCTACTGGTCACAGACCATCCTGGAGATTCTCATGGACCTTAAACCTGACAATGGCGAGAGGCCTCAGATTACCATCAA TGAGATCAGCGAGATCACAAGTGTCAAGAAAGAAGATGTCATTTCAACACTGCAGTACCTCAACCTGATCAACTATTATAAG GGCCAGTACATCCTGACACTGTCAGAGGACATTGTGGATGGGCATGAAAGAGCCATGCAGAAGAGACACACACGTATAGatccaaaatgtcttcatttcACACCCAAGGACTGGAGCAAGAGGGGCAAGTGGTAA